In the genome of Pseudomonadota bacterium, one region contains:
- a CDS encoding RAQPRD family integrative conjugative element protein: MRASCQVAGLLGAVFLSTTVLANADAERQSLARLVHELDALEPLLRSAESQADADARVRFQYDWLRQDLARVRLGIEEHLNAPQAEPRRFPPLRGDYRR, translated from the coding sequence ATGCGTGCAAGCTGCCAGGTCGCGGGTCTACTCGGGGCCGTGTTCCTTTCCACGACGGTATTGGCGAACGCCGACGCCGAGCGCCAATCTCTCGCCCGCCTCGTTCACGAGCTAGACGCCCTTGAGCCCTTACTTCGTTCCGCCGAGTCGCAGGCTGATGCCGACGCGCGAGTGCGATTCCAGTACGACTGGTTGCGCCAGGATCTCGCCCGCGTTCGCCTCGGCATTGAAGAGCACCTGAACGCCCCGCAGGCAGAGCCGCGCCGGTTTCCGCCACTGCGCGGAGACTATCGGCGTTGA
- the rpsT gene encoding 30S ribosomal protein S20: protein MANSAQARKRARQSEKRRQHNASRRSLLRTRIKQVIKAIESGDKAAALAAYGKAVPTIDRMAGTDIIHKHKAARHKSRLNARIKAMA, encoded by the coding sequence TTGGCAAATTCCGCTCAAGCGCGCAAGCGCGCACGTCAGTCCGAGAAGCGTCGCCAGCACAACGCCAGCCGCCGTTCCCTGCTGCGTACCCGTATCAAGCAAGTCATCAAGGCCATCGAGTCGGGTGACAAGGCCGCCGCCCTGGCAGCCTATGGCAAAGCCGTGCCGACCATCGACCGCATGGCCGGCACCGACATCATTCACAAGCACAAGGCTGCCCGCCACAAGTCGCGACTGAATGCACGCATCAAGGCAATGGCCTGA
- the obgE gene encoding GTPase ObgE — MKFVDEALITVQAGNGGDGCLSFRREKFIPRGGPDGGDGGDGGSVYLEVDSGLNTLVDFRFKRLFRAAHGQAGQGSDRIGKSADDLVVRVPEGTLVYDADTEELIGDLIGHGTRLLVAQGGFHGLGNARFKSSVNRAPRRTTPGTPGEERNLRLELKLLADVGLLGLPNAGKSTLIRAVSAARPKVADYPFTTLVPNLGVVRLGLEQSFVIADIPGIIEGAAEGAGLGLRFLKHLERTRLLLHLLDISGFDPERDPLVDFETISAELEAFDEELATRPRWVVLNKMDVVDDAIADEVEARLREHGWDGPVHRISAATGLGCDELMWAIFHWLGTRPDEDDDLEDFDQQYDEDDEHDAGADD, encoded by the coding sequence ATGAAATTCGTCGACGAAGCATTGATCACCGTCCAGGCCGGCAACGGCGGTGACGGCTGCCTGAGTTTTCGCCGTGAGAAATTCATTCCGCGCGGTGGCCCCGACGGTGGCGACGGCGGCGATGGCGGCAGCGTCTACCTGGAAGTCGATTCGGGCTTGAACACGCTGGTCGATTTCCGCTTCAAGCGCCTGTTTCGCGCCGCCCACGGCCAAGCCGGACAAGGTTCGGATCGCATTGGCAAGAGCGCCGACGACCTCGTCGTGCGAGTGCCCGAGGGCACCCTGGTCTACGACGCCGATACCGAAGAATTGATCGGCGACCTGATCGGTCACGGCACGCGGCTGCTGGTGGCGCAGGGCGGCTTTCACGGCCTCGGCAACGCGCGCTTCAAGAGCAGCGTCAATCGCGCGCCACGGCGTACCACGCCGGGCACGCCGGGTGAAGAGCGCAACCTGCGCCTGGAGTTGAAACTGCTGGCCGACGTCGGCCTGCTGGGCCTGCCCAATGCCGGCAAGTCGACCTTGATCCGGGCGGTGTCGGCCGCGCGCCCCAAGGTTGCGGACTACCCGTTCACGACGCTGGTGCCCAATCTCGGCGTGGTGCGCCTCGGCCTCGAACAGAGTTTCGTGATTGCCGACATTCCCGGCATCATCGAAGGCGCCGCCGAGGGCGCGGGCCTGGGCCTGCGCTTCCTGAAGCATCTCGAACGCACGCGCCTGCTGCTGCACCTGCTCGACATTTCGGGCTTCGACCCGGAGCGCGACCCGCTGGTCGATTTCGAAACCATCTCGGCCGAGCTCGAAGCCTTCGACGAAGAACTCGCCACGCGACCGCGCTGGGTGGTGCTGAACAAGATGGACGTGGTCGATGACGCCATCGCCGACGAAGTAGAAGCGCGTCTGCGCGAGCATGGCTGGGACGGCCCGGTGCATCGCATTTCGGCTGCCACCGGGCTTGGTTGCGACGAGTTGATGTGGGCCATCTTCCACTGGCTGGGCACACGCCCGGACGAGGACGACGACCTCGAGGATTTTGACCAGCAGTACGACGAGGATGACGAGCATGACGCAGGCGCCGATGACTGA
- a CDS encoding TIGR03746 family integrating conjugative element protein: MGRYRLEIDNVRSHVRSLWLVIGLQVAIIAGLGFGWSQAPRRITVHLPPDLRAGAELAIDTVPRPNVYAFAYYIFQQLNRWPEDGTQDCGRAIFRVSAYLTPRYRATLIAEMEQKARQGELSYRVRGVQEAPDRPYTEARVEVLGHDVWIVWLDLDLIESVKGMTVKSTAIRYPLRVVRQAVDLEANPWGLALDGYGQSGPQRLSDADLKQPFHGRPDAS; encoded by the coding sequence ATGGGACGCTATAGGCTTGAGATTGACAACGTGCGCTCGCACGTCCGGTCGCTCTGGCTGGTGATCGGCCTGCAGGTGGCCATCATCGCGGGCCTCGGTTTTGGTTGGAGTCAGGCGCCACGGCGGATCACCGTTCACTTGCCGCCTGATCTACGTGCCGGTGCCGAGCTTGCCATCGACACGGTGCCGCGCCCCAATGTTTACGCCTTCGCCTACTACATCTTCCAGCAATTGAATCGCTGGCCGGAAGACGGGACGCAGGACTGCGGACGCGCCATTTTTCGGGTATCGGCCTATCTGACACCGCGCTACCGCGCGACCCTGATAGCCGAGATGGAGCAGAAGGCGCGTCAGGGCGAACTCAGCTATCGCGTACGGGGTGTGCAGGAGGCTCCTGACCGGCCCTATACCGAAGCGCGGGTCGAAGTGCTGGGACATGACGTGTGGATAGTGTGGCTGGATCTCGATCTCATCGAGTCCGTCAAAGGCATGACAGTCAAGTCGACGGCCATCCGGTATCCCTTGCGTGTCGTTCGCCAGGCCGTCGACCTCGAAGCCAACCCGTGGGGACTCGCGCTGGACGGTTATGGACAGAGCGGACCGCAGCGCCTGAGTGATGCCGATCTGAAACAACCGTTCCATGGCCGCCCCGATGCGAGCTGA
- a CDS encoding TIGR03758 family integrating conjugative element protein, which yields MTAAQNAAFTAGAGVTPGTLLVAIAGITLTLSLVWAMWLTYGAFGAWQSGRASLFDLIWQVIRACIVLLVLGFYLR from the coding sequence ATGACGGCAGCGCAGAACGCGGCATTCACGGCAGGGGCAGGGGTCACGCCAGGCACGCTGCTCGTCGCTATCGCTGGTATCACCCTGACATTGAGTCTGGTCTGGGCCATGTGGCTGACCTATGGCGCATTCGGTGCGTGGCAGAGCGGGCGAGCCAGCCTGTTCGATCTGATCTGGCAGGTAATACGTGCCTGCATCGTCCTGCTCGTTCTCGGTTTCTATCTTCGGTGA
- the ispB gene encoding octaprenyl diphosphate synthase produces the protein MRRLVLEDSQAVDRLIRARLYSDVVLINQLSHYIIAGGGKRLRPLLALLGAKAAGYEGSRHIDVAVIIELVHTATLLHDDVVDASKLRRGRETANLVWGNEASVLVGDFLYSRAFQMMVDLQNIRILEILADATNTIAEGEVMQLVNCRDPETTEERYLTTIHNKTAKLFEAAAMLGAVVAGKAGAFENAMGAYGRHIGTAFQLVDDALDYHSSSDELGKNIGDDLAEGKPTLPLLYAMWHGTPDQAAMIRTAIEHGGLDHLKEIQAAIESTGAITYTFARAQAEAQKALAALTEIPKSPYRNALETLVEFAVYRTF, from the coding sequence ATGCGCCGGCTGGTCCTGGAGGATTCGCAGGCGGTCGACCGCCTGATCCGCGCGCGGCTATATTCCGACGTCGTCCTGATCAACCAGCTCAGCCATTACATCATCGCCGGTGGCGGCAAGCGTCTGCGCCCGCTGCTGGCGCTGCTCGGCGCCAAGGCCGCCGGTTACGAGGGTTCGCGCCACATCGACGTCGCCGTGATCATCGAGCTGGTGCATACCGCCACCTTGCTGCACGACGACGTGGTCGACGCCTCCAAGCTGCGCCGCGGCCGCGAGACCGCGAACCTGGTGTGGGGCAACGAGGCCAGTGTGCTGGTCGGCGACTTCCTCTATTCCCGTGCCTTCCAGATGATGGTGGATCTGCAGAATATCCGCATCCTCGAGATCCTGGCCGACGCCACCAACACCATCGCCGAAGGCGAAGTGATGCAATTGGTGAACTGCCGCGATCCGGAAACCACCGAGGAGCGCTACCTCACCACCATCCACAACAAGACCGCCAAGCTGTTCGAGGCCGCCGCCATGCTCGGCGCGGTGGTGGCGGGCAAGGCCGGTGCCTTTGAAAATGCGATGGGCGCCTACGGCCGCCACATCGGCACCGCCTTTCAATTGGTCGACGACGCCCTCGACTACCACTCCTCGTCCGACGAGCTCGGCAAGAACATCGGCGACGACCTCGCGGAAGGCAAACCAACCCTGCCCCTGCTCTACGCCATGTGGCACGGCACCCCGGACCAGGCCGCCATGATCCGCACCGCGATCGAACACGGCGGGCTCGACCACCTGAAAGAAATTCAAGCCGCAATTGAATCCACGGGAGCCATCACTTACACTTTCGCCCGCGCTCAAGCCGAAGCCCAAAAAGCTCTGGCTGCGTTGACGGAGATCCCGAAATCTCCTTATCGCAACGCGCTGGAGACTCTCGTCGAATTTGCGGTCTACCGCACCTTCTAA
- a CDS encoding TIGR03750 family conjugal transfer protein has protein sequence MPERLNAEPAIFKGCSSSELGVIVMVAILVWLPVSLLIAGALGAITMGFGLAGIGIVGTVIAVATLFQHLKRNRPDGYYQQRLVLWLHATGLRRSRLVVRSGVWDIGRRVDGTL, from the coding sequence CTGCCGGAGCGGCTCAACGCTGAGCCGGCCATCTTCAAGGGCTGCTCGTCGAGCGAGCTCGGCGTGATCGTGATGGTCGCCATCCTGGTGTGGTTGCCAGTCAGTCTTCTCATCGCTGGGGCGCTCGGCGCCATCACCATGGGTTTCGGACTGGCGGGGATCGGGATCGTCGGCACGGTCATCGCTGTCGCGACCCTCTTTCAACATCTGAAGCGCAACCGCCCGGATGGTTACTATCAGCAGCGCTTGGTGCTGTGGTTACACGCCACGGGACTGCGTCGCTCACGCCTGGTCGTACGTAGTGGCGTGTGGGACATCGGACGGCGGGTCGATGGGACGCTATAG
- a CDS encoding HNH endonuclease: MAEASLDETIGFPRSRSLAMKIAVRIVAVVVFVLISGTVVADDLPDLGKTPGKSRPGLTKKTICATLWGKDERHVTAAMKKEAFSRYGYTGYSDPRCVADSHGKTCEIDHLVSRELGGADVVDNLWPQSYGSPWNAHMKDKLENRLRPSENDYGHILYG; encoded by the coding sequence GTGGCCGAGGCATCACTCGATGAAACCATCGGCTTCCCCAGAAGCCGCAGTCTCGCAATGAAGATCGCAGTGCGCATCGTTGCGGTTGTGGTGTTTGTCTTGATTAGCGGGACTGTTGTGGCCGATGACCTTCCTGACTTAGGCAAAACACCTGGAAAGTCCCGTCCCGGTCTGACTAAGAAGACTATCTGCGCCACCCTTTGGGGGAAGGACGAGCGTCATGTCACCGCAGCGATGAAGAAGGAAGCATTTTCTCGCTACGGTTATACGGGCTACAGCGATCCGCGCTGCGTTGCCGATAGTCACGGCAAGACCTGCGAAATTGACCACCTCGTCAGTCGTGAATTAGGCGGGGCCGACGTCGTCGACAATCTGTGGCCGCAATCTTACGGTTCGCCCTGGAACGCGCACATGAAGGACAAGCTCGAGAACCGCCTGCGTCCATCCGAGAACGATTATGGTCATATACTGTATGGATGA
- the rplU gene encoding 50S ribosomal protein L21, producing MHAVIKTGGKQYRVSAGDKLNVETLPVEAGGDVAFDQVLMLSDGDNIEIGAPFLAGVTVTAKVVEHGRGEKIRIVKFKRRKHYKRQAGHRQNYTRVEITGVARG from the coding sequence ATGCACGCAGTGATAAAGACAGGCGGTAAGCAATACCGCGTCAGCGCCGGCGACAAACTCAACGTCGAGACCCTGCCGGTCGAGGCAGGGGGCGACGTCGCATTTGATCAGGTCCTGATGTTGTCCGATGGCGACAATATCGAAATCGGCGCGCCGTTCCTGGCGGGCGTGACGGTCACCGCCAAGGTCGTCGAGCACGGCCGCGGCGAGAAGATCCGCATCGTCAAGTTCAAGCGCCGCAAGCACTACAAGCGTCAGGCCGGACATCGGCAGAACTACACGCGGGTGGAAATCACCGGCGTAGCACGAGGCTAA
- the rpmA gene encoding 50S ribosomal protein L27 has translation MAHKKAGGSTRNGRDSDSKRLGVKIFGGQAVRAGNIIVRQRGTHFHAGTNVGIGRDHTLFALTDGAVRFDRKGPHERRFVSIVAAE, from the coding sequence ATGGCTCACAAGAAAGCAGGCGGCAGTACCCGCAACGGTCGCGATTCGGATTCCAAGCGTCTCGGCGTCAAGATCTTTGGCGGCCAGGCAGTGCGGGCGGGCAACATCATCGTGCGCCAGCGCGGTACGCACTTCCATGCCGGCACCAACGTCGGCATCGGTCGTGACCACACCCTGTTCGCCCTGACCGACGGCGCGGTGCGCTTCGATCGCAAGGGTCCGCACGAGCGTCGCTTCGTGAGTATCGTCGCTGCCGAGTAA
- a CDS encoding DUF1525 domain-containing protein: MRRSATGVATAARLGIDRTPAIVFDQSAVIYGVTDLPMALRHYQAWAAKAR; this comes from the coding sequence TTGCGACGTTCAGCCACGGGCGTCGCCACCGCGGCGCGGCTCGGCATTGATCGCACGCCCGCCATTGTGTTCGACCAGTCCGCAGTGATCTATGGCGTGACAGACTTGCCGATGGCGTTGCGCCACTATCAGGCATGGGCTGCGAAGGCACGCTGA
- a CDS encoding TIGR03745 family integrating conjugative element membrane protein: MKRAIRSITSALSMLGLLGAQFAQAALPTPVAPSTGPRAGDWIALIRGYIKDGGLVLGLAIAVMGFLWIAYLAFAKFNEARQGKAEWAEVGVLGIVGAIVLIFASYLLTEASGVI; encoded by the coding sequence ATGAAACGTGCCATTCGATCGATAACTTCTGCGCTGAGCATGCTCGGCCTGCTCGGCGCGCAGTTCGCGCAAGCTGCGCTGCCCACACCGGTAGCTCCGAGCACGGGGCCGCGCGCTGGCGACTGGATTGCGCTGATCCGGGGCTACATCAAAGACGGTGGTCTGGTGCTCGGACTCGCGATTGCCGTGATGGGCTTCCTATGGATTGCGTACCTCGCGTTCGCCAAGTTCAACGAAGCGCGGCAAGGCAAAGCGGAGTGGGCCGAAGTCGGGGTACTCGGCATCGTCGGCGCCATCGTCTTGATCTTCGCGAGCTATCTGCTCACCGAAGCGTCGGGCGTCATCTAA
- a CDS encoding TIGR03752 family integrating conjugative element protein — MVPPQQNRLLPILVSLVFAALLLVAFKSCRETARTPATLSTVPVAPAADADTPADTIKTLTANVAAMTSEVEALRQDNASLKKDNQALIGDRDQIEQHLKERLDETLATRAKTADADQAEHTSALSTLTARVDALADSLSSASAEHKESDIPVGLGLDTTSAASESLSWIEPLDSHEAGSGGQGMAAGLERSWTSGASDKAGALAEAVGERVAEQSARPVYTVPRNATLIGSTAMTALVGRVPVQGQVRDPMPFKVITGADNLAANGLSVPGVHGMVWSGTAVGDWTLSCVSGRLDSVTFVFDDGTIRTISSDDKSLQGSDNNRSLAWISDAQGIPCVSGERKTNAPAFLAQRIGVTAIGAAADAVAAAETTTVVTDTGAINHSMTGNMGPYVMGKTLSGGSDEVAKWLMERQAQSFDAVFVPAGIKLAIHVDRELLIDFERNGRRLSHANGDLSTLHPHLD; from the coding sequence ATGGTGCCGCCGCAACAAAATCGATTGCTCCCTATTCTCGTCAGCCTCGTGTTCGCCGCATTGCTGCTGGTCGCGTTCAAGTCCTGCCGCGAGACAGCACGGACGCCTGCGACACTCAGCACGGTACCGGTGGCGCCGGCCGCCGATGCCGATACACCCGCTGACACCATCAAGACCCTGACCGCCAATGTCGCGGCGATGACCTCCGAAGTGGAAGCGCTGCGACAGGACAACGCGAGCCTCAAGAAAGACAACCAGGCGCTGATCGGCGATCGTGATCAAATTGAGCAGCACCTGAAAGAACGACTCGACGAAACCCTCGCGACCCGCGCTAAAACGGCAGACGCAGACCAGGCAGAGCACACCAGCGCACTCTCGACGTTGACGGCGCGGGTCGATGCGCTGGCCGATTCTTTGTCGTCGGCGTCCGCCGAGCATAAAGAGAGCGATATCCCCGTGGGCCTCGGACTCGACACCACTTCCGCGGCGTCTGAGTCTCTGTCCTGGATAGAGCCGTTGGACAGCCATGAGGCTGGCAGCGGCGGCCAGGGCATGGCCGCCGGACTTGAGCGCTCATGGACCAGTGGAGCGAGTGACAAGGCCGGTGCATTGGCAGAGGCCGTCGGCGAGCGCGTGGCGGAGCAGAGCGCCCGTCCGGTCTATACCGTGCCGCGCAACGCGACGCTGATTGGCTCGACCGCGATGACGGCCCTGGTCGGCCGCGTGCCGGTGCAGGGTCAGGTTCGGGATCCAATGCCCTTCAAAGTGATCACGGGTGCCGACAATCTCGCTGCGAACGGGCTTAGCGTTCCCGGCGTGCATGGCATGGTTTGGAGCGGCACGGCAGTGGGTGATTGGACACTGTCCTGTGTCAGTGGGCGCCTCGATTCGGTCACGTTTGTCTTTGACGACGGCACCATTCGGACGATCTCAAGCGACGACAAGAGTCTGCAGGGTAGCGACAACAATAGGTCGCTCGCGTGGATCTCGGACGCGCAGGGGATCCCGTGCGTCAGCGGTGAGCGCAAAACCAATGCGCCAGCCTTCCTCGCCCAGCGCATTGGTGTCACCGCCATCGGCGCGGCGGCCGATGCGGTGGCCGCAGCGGAGACCACCACGGTCGTGACGGATACCGGCGCCATCAACCACAGCATGACCGGCAATATGGGGCCTTACGTCATGGGTAAGACCCTGTCCGGCGGCAGCGACGAGGTCGCGAAATGGCTCATGGAGCGGCAGGCGCAGAGCTTCGATGCCGTATTCGTTCCTGCGGGCATCAAACTCGCGATCCACGTCGACCGCGAACTTCTGATTGATTTCGAGCGCAACGGCCGGAGGCTGTCTCATGCGAATGGCGACTTATCCACTCTGCATCCTCATCTCGATTAG
- a CDS encoding glutamate 5-kinase produces the protein MTQAPMTDAQALRDSVAEGRRWVVKIGSALATNQGVGLNLPAIEGWAEQMVELQNAGRQVVVVTSGAVAEGAARLGWKQRPSALPQLQAAAAIGQMGLVRGWDQAYEKFGKRAAQVLLTHDDLSDRQRYLNSRSTLWTLLELGVFPVINENDTVATEEISLGDNDTLAGLVSNLIEADVLVILTDQAGIMTADPRSDPTARLIEHAPANSPELEAVAGGGGAWGRGGMRTKLRAGRLAARSATTTIIASGHAPNVLRDIAAGRPVGTLLYSKDEKVSARKQWLGGTIRARGSLRLDSGACRALLEQGKSLLAVGVTNVNGEFSRGELVVLEDQGGVEVGRGLVNYSSGECRQIAGLPSDQIEAVLGFCREAELIHRDNLLADSRA, from the coding sequence ATGACGCAGGCGCCGATGACTGACGCGCAGGCATTGCGCGACAGCGTGGCAGAGGGTCGCCGCTGGGTGGTGAAAATCGGCAGCGCGCTGGCCACCAACCAGGGCGTGGGCCTCAACCTGCCGGCCATCGAAGGCTGGGCCGAGCAGATGGTCGAACTGCAGAATGCCGGCCGCCAGGTGGTGGTCGTGACCTCGGGCGCGGTGGCCGAGGGCGCCGCGCGGCTCGGTTGGAAGCAGCGGCCGAGCGCCTTGCCGCAACTCCAGGCGGCGGCTGCCATCGGCCAGATGGGACTGGTGCGTGGCTGGGACCAGGCCTACGAGAAATTCGGCAAGCGTGCCGCCCAGGTGCTGCTCACCCACGATGACCTGTCCGATCGCCAGCGCTATCTCAATTCACGCAGCACGCTGTGGACCCTGCTCGAACTGGGCGTGTTTCCCGTCATCAACGAAAACGACACGGTGGCAACCGAGGAAATCAGCCTCGGTGACAATGACACCCTGGCGGGCCTGGTCAGCAATTTGATCGAGGCCGACGTGCTGGTCATCCTCACTGACCAAGCCGGCATCATGACGGCCGACCCGCGCAGCGATCCGACCGCGCGTCTCATCGAGCACGCGCCGGCCAATTCGCCGGAGCTCGAAGCGGTGGCCGGCGGTGGTGGCGCCTGGGGACGCGGCGGCATGCGCACCAAGCTGCGCGCCGGGCGTCTCGCCGCGCGTTCCGCCACCACCACCATCATCGCCTCCGGCCACGCGCCGAACGTACTGCGTGACATCGCCGCCGGCCGCCCGGTGGGTACGCTGCTTTACTCCAAGGACGAAAAGGTCAGCGCGCGCAAGCAATGGCTGGGCGGCACCATCCGTGCCCGCGGCAGCTTGCGCCTCGACAGCGGCGCGTGCCGCGCCCTGCTCGAACAAGGCAAGAGCCTGCTGGCGGTGGGCGTGACCAACGTCAACGGCGAGTTTTCGCGCGGGGAACTGGTGGTGCTGGAAGACCAGGGCGGGGTCGAAGTCGGGCGCGGCCTGGTCAACTACTCATCCGGCGAATGTCGCCAGATTGCCGGCTTGCCGTCCGATCAAATCGAAGCGGTGCTGGGTTTCTGTCGCGAAGCGGAATTGATCCACCGCGACAACCTGCTGGCCGACAGCCGCGCCTGA
- a CDS encoding TIGR03747 family integrating conjugative element membrane protein: MAEGRRTPPRPDEERGITVGLIALIAKIIQWLLLSLFLAILVEWVGMTWWWEQAGVTHSREMFEAEQRFLGTEFHRTLVSSEPVRLGAAIGHRLSYVIFDLTRLNQLINWATQTPSRDEPHLRALIHAMVNKLARYLIAAKQVVQVFGCRLAVLVLAMPVLGLSCVVALIEGLVRRDLRRWGGGRESGFIYHWAKRVALPLAVGVWLIYLMLPVSIHPSYVILPFAALLGVATTAAAGTFKKYL, encoded by the coding sequence ATGGCTGAGGGGCGTCGGACACCGCCGCGGCCAGACGAGGAGCGCGGCATCACCGTCGGCCTCATCGCCCTCATCGCGAAAATCATCCAATGGCTACTGTTGAGTTTATTCCTCGCCATCTTGGTGGAGTGGGTCGGCATGACTTGGTGGTGGGAGCAGGCAGGGGTGACACACAGCCGCGAGATGTTTGAAGCAGAGCAGCGCTTTCTCGGTACCGAGTTTCATCGGACCCTGGTCAGCAGCGAGCCTGTGCGTTTGGGTGCCGCGATCGGGCATCGCCTGTCCTACGTCATCTTCGATCTGACGCGTCTCAACCAGCTCATCAACTGGGCGACTCAAACACCCTCCCGGGATGAACCACATCTTCGCGCGCTGATCCATGCCATGGTCAATAAGCTTGCACGCTACCTCATCGCCGCCAAGCAGGTCGTGCAAGTCTTCGGCTGTCGGTTAGCTGTACTGGTGCTCGCCATGCCCGTGCTCGGGCTCAGTTGCGTCGTGGCGCTGATAGAGGGGCTGGTGCGCCGGGATCTGCGTCGATGGGGAGGCGGGCGCGAAAGCGGATTCATCTATCACTGGGCCAAACGAGTGGCATTGCCGCTCGCTGTCGGGGTGTGGCTTATCTATCTAATGCTGCCGGTAAGCATTCATCCATCCTACGTGATCCTCCCATTTGCAGCCTTGCTGGGTGTCGCGACCACGGCGGCCGCTGGCACCTTCAAGAAATATCTCTAA
- a CDS encoding TIGR03751 family conjugal transfer lipoprotein — MRMATYPLCILISISAALTGCASSKDAVLPHDGPTMKAIYDAHFEDMNAASTTRAREEIANRPLIANDEALAGYTRDSLTELDAHFPRLPDPTLVMYVFPHLAGPSRVPVPGYATTFSMYEHGEYALPGEVPMHTPVHLNVPGQQP, encoded by the coding sequence ATGCGAATGGCGACTTATCCACTCTGCATCCTCATCTCGATTAGTGCGGCGTTGACGGGCTGCGCGAGCAGCAAGGACGCCGTGCTTCCCCACGATGGGCCGACCATGAAGGCCATCTATGACGCACATTTCGAGGACATGAACGCGGCCTCGACGACGCGCGCGCGCGAGGAGATCGCGAACCGGCCACTGATTGCGAACGATGAGGCACTCGCCGGCTATACGCGCGATAGCTTGACCGAGCTTGACGCACACTTTCCGCGACTCCCCGATCCCACGCTCGTCATGTATGTGTTTCCTCACCTCGCCGGCCCGTCGCGCGTCCCCGTGCCGGGCTATGCCACGACATTTTCGATGTATGAACATGGCGAGTACGCATTGCCCGGCGAGGTGCCGATGCACACACCAGTTCACTTAAACGTTCCCGGGCAGCAGCCCTGA
- a CDS encoding TIGR03749 family integrating conjugative element protein, whose translation MDPIIDRIARLWVIVSLCTTAVVHAEPPVAERIEWNKVPVEIVLKTGTETQVQFPAPVKVGVPAGLKAELRTQSVGDTVYFQASAAFETTRIVVQTRDGAHTYLLDLAASATADLRPLLRIVDAAMQDKPDETSDVDADLASTRQSDPVALTRYAAQQLYAPSRLLHDVPAIVRVPVRTERVDLLRGGSVTAVPLIAWRSGVLHVTAVKLTNTGSAPIELDPRALRGAWLTATFQHNRLLAAGDEADTTVVYLVSARPFAAAR comes from the coding sequence ATGGATCCAATCATCGACCGGATAGCGCGCCTGTGGGTCATCGTGAGTCTCTGCACGACGGCGGTCGTCCATGCAGAGCCGCCCGTCGCCGAGCGCATCGAATGGAACAAGGTTCCCGTTGAGATTGTGCTCAAGACGGGCACCGAAACACAGGTGCAGTTTCCGGCGCCCGTGAAGGTCGGAGTGCCAGCCGGACTCAAAGCTGAACTCCGTACACAGTCGGTGGGTGATACTGTCTACTTCCAGGCTTCCGCTGCTTTCGAGACGACACGCATCGTTGTCCAGACACGGGATGGCGCCCATACCTACCTGCTCGATCTGGCTGCGTCGGCGACCGCTGATTTGAGGCCGTTACTTCGCATCGTTGACGCGGCGATGCAGGACAAGCCCGACGAGACGTCAGACGTCGATGCAGATCTGGCGTCGACGAGGCAGAGCGATCCCGTTGCCCTGACCCGATACGCGGCACAGCAACTCTACGCACCCAGCCGACTGCTGCACGACGTGCCCGCTATCGTGCGTGTGCCGGTGCGCACCGAGCGTGTTGATCTGTTACGAGGCGGCTCTGTCACTGCTGTGCCCTTGATTGCCTGGCGCAGTGGTGTCTTGCATGTCACAGCCGTCAAATTGACCAATACCGGTAGCGCGCCCATCGAACTCGATCCGCGGGCCTTGAGGGGCGCGTGGCTGACAGCGACATTCCAGCACAATCGTTTGCTCGCAGCCGGAGACGAAGCCGATACGACGGTGGTTTATCTGGTTTCTGCTCGCCCATTCGCGGCGGCGCGCTAG